From a region of the Halolamina sp. CBA1230 genome:
- a CDS encoding ABC transporter ATP-binding protein — MPAIRTDGLTKYYGDVRGIEDLSLSVEEGEVFGFLGPNGAGKTTAIRTLMGFQSPTSGSATVLDADVTDAEALREARARVGYLPSEPGFDERVTGRRLLEYHGSLRGDVRSDELLELFDPPLDRPVGDYSRGNRQMLTIVLAFMHDPDLLIMDEPTSGLDPLKQETFLEFVRNERERGTTFFFSSHVLSEVRKVCDRVGIIRNGRLVEVATVDDLLDRSGKQVRVTLGDSVDGAAFDLPGAHDVTVGGRTRKKGENRGDAGREDGVTTVSFTYTGGYEPLLRRLLEHDLRDLSIEEAPLEDVFMRFYDEDRHTASENGEGERDGDESGEGTEDA; from the coding sequence ATGCCCGCCATCCGGACCGACGGTCTGACGAAGTACTACGGTGACGTCCGGGGGATCGAGGACCTCAGCCTCTCGGTCGAGGAGGGGGAGGTGTTCGGCTTCCTCGGCCCCAACGGCGCCGGGAAGACCACCGCCATCCGGACGCTGATGGGGTTCCAGTCACCCACCAGTGGGTCGGCGACGGTGCTCGACGCGGACGTGACCGACGCCGAAGCGCTACGGGAGGCCCGCGCCCGCGTGGGCTACCTCCCGAGCGAACCCGGCTTCGACGAGCGCGTCACCGGGCGACGGCTGCTCGAGTACCACGGGTCGCTCCGCGGGGACGTCCGGAGCGACGAACTGCTCGAACTGTTCGACCCGCCGCTGGATCGCCCGGTCGGCGACTACTCCCGCGGGAACCGCCAGATGCTCACCATCGTGCTCGCGTTCATGCACGACCCCGACCTGCTGATCATGGACGAACCCACCTCGGGGCTGGACCCGCTGAAACAGGAGACGTTCCTGGAGTTCGTCCGCAACGAGCGCGAGCGCGGCACGACCTTCTTCTTCTCCTCGCACGTGCTGAGCGAGGTCCGGAAAGTCTGTGATCGCGTCGGGATCATCCGGAACGGCCGGCTCGTCGAAGTCGCCACGGTCGACGACCTGCTGGACCGCAGCGGCAAGCAGGTCCGGGTCACGCTCGGTGACAGCGTCGACGGCGCGGCGTTCGACCTCCCCGGCGCCCACGACGTGACCGTCGGCGGTCGAACCCGGAAGAAGGGCGAAAATCGTGGGGACGCCGGCCGCGAGGACGGCGTCACGACCGTCTCGTTCACGTACACCGGCGGGTACGAACCGCTGCTCCGGCGACTGCTCGAACACGACCTGCGGGACCTCTCCATCGAGGAAGCGCCGCTGGAGGACGTGTTCATGCGGTTCTACGACGAGGATCGACACACTGCGTCGGAAAACGGCGAGGGCGAACGCGACGGAGACGAGTCCGGCGAGGGGACCGAGGATGCTTGA
- a CDS encoding deoxyhypusine synthase: protein MDEQESHEHVVPGSDTEPGGEPVRGYDFRGEFDLGEMLEAYATTGFQATHLAEAVDIAKQMREEDAKIYLTLTSNIISSGLREVVAYLVREGFVDVIITTSGSIAEDVIKTAKPFKMGEWDADEAELREEGINRLGNIYVPSDRYVWLEEYLYDFFDDFFAEEKVRTPTAFSRELGETLSDPDSVLKQAADNDVPVYCPALNDAEVGNFLYYYRKKHDTDIGIEIMADYDDLIENGMLADTTGLLVVGGGVPKHHAIMTNLFRGGADYAVYISTGMEGDGSLSGAPPNEAVSWGKIKEEETNYTQVQAEATLVFPLLVAGAFADS, encoded by the coding sequence ATGGACGAGCAGGAGAGCCACGAACACGTCGTTCCGGGCAGCGACACCGAGCCCGGCGGCGAGCCGGTCCGGGGGTACGACTTCCGCGGGGAGTTCGACCTCGGCGAGATGCTCGAGGCGTACGCGACCACGGGGTTCCAGGCGACCCACCTCGCCGAAGCCGTCGACATCGCGAAACAGATGCGCGAAGAGGACGCGAAGATCTACCTCACGCTCACTTCGAACATCATCTCCTCGGGGCTGCGTGAGGTCGTCGCCTACCTCGTGCGCGAGGGGTTCGTCGACGTGATCATCACCACCTCGGGCTCGATCGCCGAGGACGTGATCAAGACCGCGAAACCGTTCAAGATGGGCGAGTGGGACGCCGACGAGGCCGAACTCCGCGAGGAGGGGATCAACCGCCTCGGCAACATCTACGTCCCCTCGGACCGCTACGTCTGGCTCGAGGAGTACCTCTACGACTTCTTCGACGACTTCTTCGCCGAGGAGAAGGTCCGCACGCCGACGGCGTTCTCCCGCGAACTCGGCGAGACGCTCTCCGACCCCGACTCCGTGCTGAAGCAGGCCGCGGACAACGACGTGCCGGTGTACTGCCCCGCGCTCAACGACGCCGAGGTCGGGAACTTCCTCTACTACTACCGCAAGAAGCACGACACCGACATCGGCATCGAGATCATGGCCGACTACGACGACCTGATCGAGAACGGGATGCTTGCGGACACCACGGGGCTGCTGGTCGTCGGCGGCGGCGTCCCCAAACACCACGCGATCATGACGAACCTGTTCCGCGGCGGCGCCGACTACGCCGTCTACATCTCCACGGGGATGGAGGGCGACGGCTCGCTGTCGGGCGCGCCGCCGAACGAAGCGGTCTCGTGGGGGAAGATCAAAGAGGAGGAGACCAACTACACGCAGGTGCAGGCCGAGGCGACGCTCGTGTTCCCGCTGTTGGTGGCGGGCGCGTTCGCGGACAGCTAG
- a CDS encoding GNAT family N-acetyltransferase, with protein sequence MSLPIRRFRPADRDAVDETIEAALRSADAYFEDVPELEDDDILAEYVDAGGEFLVGEREGEIVATGAFRPPKGIVTEFVDAEGAAELKRMHVHPDHHREGIGQAMYDELEARARERGFARFTLATTGRQEPAHAFYESNGFERVGSTSENVAGTNLAILIFEKTLN encoded by the coding sequence GTGTCTCTCCCGATCCGTCGATTCCGTCCCGCCGACCGCGACGCCGTCGACGAAACCATCGAGGCTGCCCTCCGTTCCGCCGACGCCTACTTCGAGGACGTGCCCGAACTCGAGGACGACGACATCCTCGCCGAGTACGTCGATGCCGGCGGCGAGTTCCTCGTCGGCGAGCGCGAGGGGGAGATCGTCGCGACCGGCGCGTTCCGCCCGCCGAAGGGGATCGTCACGGAGTTCGTCGACGCCGAGGGCGCGGCCGAACTCAAACGGATGCACGTCCACCCCGACCACCACCGTGAGGGGATCGGGCAGGCGATGTACGACGAGCTCGAAGCCCGGGCCCGCGAGCGCGGGTTCGCGCGGTTCACCCTCGCGACGACCGGCCGACAGGAGCCGGCCCACGCGTTCTACGAGAGCAACGGCTTCGAGCGCGTCGGGTCGACGAGCGAGAACGTGGCGGGGACCAACCTCGCGATCCTGATCTTCGAGAAGACGCTGAACTGA